The Candidatus Deferrimicrobiaceae bacterium DNA segment GGCTGCCGACCCTTCCGGGGACAGGCCCCTCGCTCCCGCTTCGTTGCGCTTCTTCACCATACTCAACGGTATGCCTCAGTCGCGCGCCTTGCTGGCGCGGCGCATCGACGCTCTCGGTGCGTCAAGCTATTTACGAGACGGTACACTGGGGACGGTTTCCGTCCGCCAGACCTTCCGTCTTTCCTGGCACTTCGGGTTTTTCCAGTTCCTGATGCCCGTCGTCGGCTGGATGGCGGGACTATCCGTCGAACGGTTCCTCTCCGGGTACGACCACTGGCTCGCCTTCAGCCTCCTCGTGGGTCTCGGCGGGAAGATGATCTACGAGGCGCTCAAAGGGGAAGAAAGGGAGAACGCCGGACGGGACCCGACGCGCGGCGCTTCGCTGGTCGTCCTCTCGGTGGCCACAAGCGTGGACGCCCTGGCGGTCGGTTTGAGCCTGGGCGTGCTCCGCGTCGGGATCTGGTACCCCGCGGTGGTGATCGGCCTCGTCGCCTGCGCGCTGACCGCCGCGGGAGTGCACCTGGGGCGCCGCATCGGGGAAGCGGCCGGGAGGCGGATGGAAATCGCCGGCGGGGCGATCCTGGTCGGAATCGGCGTCAG contains these protein-coding regions:
- a CDS encoding manganese efflux pump MntP family protein is translated as AADPSGDRPLAPASLRFFTILNGMPQSRALLARRIDALGASSYLRDGTLGTVSVRQTFRLSWHFGFFQFLMPVVGWMAGLSVERFLSGYDHWLAFSLLVGLGGKMIYEALKGEERENAGRDPTRGASLVVLSVATSVDALAVGLSLGVLRVGIWYPAVVIGLVACALTAAGVHLGRRIGEAAGRRMEIAGGAILVGIGVRILVGHLSG